The sequence TCATCCTCAGAAGGCAGTTCGGCTTTACCGCTGGACTCTAACACAGAATTGGTTTGCATTCCCATCCGTTGATGATATCAGGGGGACACGATAAATAAGTTGGGGAGAGGATGATGGCATTGTCGTAGGACATTGAAAACCGCAGATCGGAAGGGCCGATCGGGATCACCACCCATCCAGGCCCACGGAATCCCTTAATAATCGGGAATCGCATCTCCAGACGATGATCGTTATAGGCGGTTCCGCTTCCACTAATTTGGCCAAGGACCTGGCCAGCAACCTCAACGCCGAGTACGTGCAAGCCATCACCAAGACCTTTCCCGACGGAGAGACGTATGCCCGTATCGACCGGGATGCCCTCAGCGGCGAGGTCGTCATCGTGCAGAACTCCTACCCCAATGACAAGTTGGTGGAACTGCTTCTGCTGCAGGACGCCGCTTTAGGATTGGGAGCGGAGAAGATCACCTGCGTCATTCCCTATTTCGGATACGCCCGGCAGGACGAGCGCTTCAACCGGGGGGAGCCGTTGTCCGCAAAGGTCATGGTCGAACACATTCAGATGAATGCCGACAAGGTCGTCCTGATCGATGTCCATGGTCCCGAGATCATGGAGTGGTTCACCAAGGCCGAAGTGATAGACGTCCATGCCGCACCATGCGTGGGGGATTTCTTCAAAGAGTTCGGGGTGGACCTGGTCCTGGCTCCGGACGAGGGAGCCTTGAAGAGAGCGGGCTGGACCGCCGAGCGACTGGGAGTGGATTGGGACTATCTGGTGAAGACCAGATTATCTGGTACTCATGTCCACATGACACCCAAGAACATCGACGCCAAG comes from Methanomassiliicoccales archaeon and encodes:
- a CDS encoding ribose-phosphate diphosphokinase encodes the protein MIVIGGSASTNLAKDLASNLNAEYVQAITKTFPDGETYARIDRDALSGEVVIVQNSYPNDKLVELLLLQDAALGLGAEKITCVIPYFGYARQDERFNRGEPLSAKVMVEHIQMNADKVVLIDVHGPEIMEWFTKAEVIDVHAAPCVGDFFKEFGVDLVLAPDEGALKRAGWTAERLGVDWDYLVKTRLSGTHVHMTPKNIDAKGRKVLIVDDIISTGGTIIAATEELRRLGARSVMAACTHGLFVGNALDNLKKHVDKLACANTLESEVSQISVAPEVAKAILD